A region of Anoplopoma fimbria isolate UVic2021 breed Golden Eagle Sablefish chromosome 24, Afim_UVic_2022, whole genome shotgun sequence DNA encodes the following proteins:
- the slc22a6l gene encoding solute carrier family 22 member 6: MGFGDLLEQVGGTGRFQIVHMILLCMPVLMMASHNLLQNFVAAVPPHFCSAQKNLSQSQLSPEETLLVTVPLDHKGNPERCMRYVAPQWYILNKNGTSSSGQEGDTKDVSEVDLQGCTDGWSYNMTVMRSTIISDWHLVCDQRSLKQMGQTVYMGGVLLGAAVFGSLSDRYGRRILLLISNLLMAVAGTCTAFSTSFSLFCLFRFGCGMALSGLGLNTFSLIVEWIPTRVRTVMGTITGYSYTVGQLLLALIAYFIRDWRWLTLAVSLPFYVFFLIAWWFHESSRWLALSNKPEAAVKNLKSVARFNGLHEEGEKITVKMLQESMKKEMSCVQGSYSVLDLFRTPTMRSMTICLSAVWLSTSFAYYGLAMDLQKFGVDIYLIQVIFGAVDIPAKVVVTVSMSFIGRRPSQSGALIIAGIMILINLLVPYDKQMARTCLAVMGKGCLAASFNCCYLYSGELYPTIIRQNGMGWVSMMARIGAMVAPMVLLTADYVPWLPGLIYGGAPILSGVAAIFLPETLGSPLPDTIQDVEDRGSGRGSKMPPKETIILQDTEANLLKQAA; the protein is encoded by the exons ATGGGGTTTGGTGACCTCCTAGAGCAGGTGGGGGGCACAGGACGGTTCCAGATCGTGCATATGATCCTTCTCTGCATGCCTGTCCTGATGATGGCCAGTCACAACCTGCTGCAGAACTTTGTGGCCGCGGTGCCTCCTCACTTCTGCAGCGCACAGAAAAACCTCTCTCAGTCCCAGCTGAGCCCAGAGGAAACACTGCTGGTTACAGTGCCGCTGGACCACAAAGGGAACCCCGAGAGATGCATGCGTTACGTTGCTCCACAGTGGTACATTCTGAATAAGAATGGGACTTCCAGCTCAGGGCAGGAGGGCGACACTAAGGATGTTTCGGAGGTCGACCTGCAGGGATGCACAGACGGATGGTCCTATAACATGACTGTGATGAGATCAACCATCATATCTGAC TGGCATTTGGTGTGTGATCAACGCTCTCTGAAGCAAATGGGACAAACAGTCTACATGGGAGGCGTGCTTTTGGGAGCTGCAGTCTTTGGAAGTCTGTCAGACAG ATACGGTCGACGCATCCTCCTGCTCATCTCAAACCTGCTGATGGCAGTGGCGGGAACATGTACTGCTTTCTCtacctccttctccctcttctgCCTGTTCCGCTTTGGTTGTGGCATGGCTCTGTCTGGGTTGGGGCTCAACACCTTCTCGCTCA TTGTGGAGTGGATTCCGACTAGAGTGCGAACTGTGATGGGGACAATAACAGGTTACAGTTACACAGTGGGGCAGTTGCTCCTGGCACTCATAGCCTACTTCATCCGGGACTGGAGGTGGTTAACCCTGGCTGTGTCTTTGCCCTTCTACGTCTTCTTCCTCATTGCATG GTGGTTTCATGAATCTTCAAGATGGTTAGCGCTGAGCAATAAGCCCGAAGCAGCCGTCAAGAACCTCAAAAGTGTGGCAAGATTTAACGGACTGCAcgaagagggagaaaaaatcACCGTCAAG ATGCTGCAGGAGTCCATGAAGAAAGAGATGTCCTGTGTGCAGGGCTCCTACTCTGTTCTGGATCTGTTCCGCACCCCCACAATGAGGTCCATGACAATCTGCCTCAGTGCTGTCTG GTTATCAACCAGCTTTGCCTACTACGGTCTTGCTATGGATCTGCAAAAGTTCGGGGTGGACATCTACTTAATCCAAGTAATCTTTGGAGCTGTTGACATCCCTGCTAAAGTGGTCGTAACTGTGTCCATGAGTTTTATTGGACGGCGACCATCACAAAGTGGCGCTCTAATCATTGCTGGAATCATGATTCTGATCAACTTGCTGGTACCTTATG ATAAACAGATGGCACGCACCTGTCTGGCTGTAATGGGTAAAGGTTGCCTTGCTGCCTCCTTCAACTGCTGCTACCTTTACTCTGGAGAACTCTACCCAACCATCATTCG tcagAATGGCATGGGCTGGGTATCCATGATGGCCCGAATAGGAGCCATGGTGGCCCCCATGGTGCTTCTGACGGCCGACTACGTACCTTGGCTTCCAGGGTTAATCTACGGGGGAGCTCCGATTCTCAGCGGAGTAGCTGCAATATTTCTTCCAGAAACACTTGGCTCACCCCTTCCTGACACAATACAAGACGTGGAGGACAG GGGATCTGGGAGAGGCTCCAAAATGCCACCAAAGGAAACAATAATCCTGCAAGACACCGAGGCGAATCTCCTTAAGCAGGCTGCCTGA